The DNA region ATTATTCATAGCGTAATCTCCACGGTTGAGGGATTGTTCATTTGGCGATGAGCACAATGTCTCGACCGGGGAGGTTACGACCCGAATATGAAAGTAAGGCGTCAATCAAGTGACAATTGACGCCTTTGTTTTTTTAACTGGTTTGTGTTGCCGGTTTATTGGCGGATGGTTTTTTGTCAGCAGGTTTTGTGCGTGTTTTTTCCTGCCAGCGAATCAGCCAGATGCTCACTTCGTAGAGCAATAAAATCGGTGTGCCCAGGGCGATTTGTGAAATCAAGTCCGGCGGGGTGATCAGGGCGGCCAGCGCGTAAATGCCCACAATGGCATAGCGCCGGCCTTTTACCAGGCTGTCGGCCGTCAGGGCGCCGGTATGGGCGAGCAACAGCAGTATCACCGGCAATTCAAAACTTAATCCGAATGCCAGGATTAATTGAATCACCAGTCCCAGGTATTCACTTACCCGCGCTTCCAGCTGCACTGGCATGTTGCCATCGAGGCCGGTGGTTTCAAAGCTGATAAAAAAGCTCCATGCCAGCGGGAACACAAGGTAATAGGCAAGTGCCGCACCGGCGACGAATAACACCGGCGTCATGGCAAAGAGCAGGCTCAGGCCGCGCTTTTCGTGCCGGTAAAGTCCGGGGGCGATAAACTTCCATAGCTGGATCAGTATCAGCGGCAGGGTAATAAACAGCGCGGCAAAAAAAGCTAATTTTAAATAGGTGATAAAGGCTTCGTGCAGGCCGGTGTAGATCATGCGCCGCCCTGGTTCCTCACCCAGAATATCCACCAGGGGCTGCATCAAAAACTGGTAAATCTGTTCCGCGACCAGATAGCAGGCGATAAATGCCAGGACAAAGGCCATCAGGCAAAGCAGCAGGCGTTTGCGCAATTCAACCAGGTGTGAAAGCAGGGGGGCGCGGCTTAAATCCACGGAGCTGTGATCGTTCATGGCGTCAGGTGTTGGCAGGGGAATTAGCGGTGGGTGATGCCGTCGTTGGCGACGGCGCGCTGTGCTGGCGCTGCACGTCTTCCATGGCTTGCTGGTACATTGCCTGCACTTGCTGGTTGTGGGTGGCATCGCGGCTGGGTTCGGCTTGCTCCATCACCTGGCGCACATGCTCGGGCAGCAAATCGTAATAGGAGGGCTGCTGGCGCTGGTCTGGCTGGGAGGCGAGATTGATCTCGTTCTCCAGGGTGCGAATGCCCATCAGGGAGTCGCGGTAGATGCGCTGCAACTTGCCCCAGAGTTGTCCGAGGATGCGCGCCAGGCGCGGCAAATCCTGCGGGCCTATGACCACCAGCGCCAATACGGCGAGAAACAATAATTCCGACCAACTCAGATCAAACATGGCTCGCTCCAGACTCGGTTTTTCAGTCCGAGCATGCCATGGGCGGATTAAGGAATCGTGACAGCGGTGCTAGAACACCAGCTTGCAGCCCACCAGCATCAGCATGATTGCCAGTGCCGGGCGCAGGTAGTGGTCAGCAACGCGGTTGGCGAGATGGCTGCCCATGTAAATGCCGGGCAGTGATCCCATGAGCAGGTTGGCGAGCAGGCTCCAGTCGACATTGCCCAGTCCGGCGTGGCCCATGCCCGCGACCAGGGTCAGGGGGACGGCGTGGGCGATTTCTGTTCCCACCAAACGCACGGTTGGCAGTAACGGGTAGAGCATAAACAGGGCAACGGTTCCCAAGGCTCCGGCACCAATAGAGGTAATGGTCACCACCACACCCAGGATTACACCGGTAAGCACCGTTGCGATGAACTGTTGGCGGCGGGTCATACGGGTAATCCAGGATTCATTCTTGCGGCTGTAATCAAATATTTTGCGTTTGAACAGGATCGCGATGGCGGTCAGGATGAGTGCATAGCCCAGGGTGAGCTTGATGATTTTGTTCAAGGTATCGGTATCGATGCTGATACTGTGCAGAACCAGAAGTGTCAGGGCCGCCGCCGGCAAACTGCCAAGCGCCAGCTCTCCAGTGATACGCCAATCAATATTCTTCTTTTTATGGTGGACATGGATACCACCGGCTTTGGTAATGGCGGCATAGAGCAAATCCGTTCCCACCGCATTGGCCGGGCTTACCCCGAAGTACAGCAGTATCGGGGTCATCAACGAACCGCCCCCCACACCGGTCATACCGACAATAAAGCCAACCACCAGGCCGGCAACGATGTATCCGATGTGAAAATCCATAAAGCAAGACTCTGGGCTGAAAACAGGCAAGTGTTGATTTTTCAACAGGGCGCGCAGGCTAACAGTCGGGGGCAGTATCCTCAAATTCCATTTAGTTATTTTCTTATTGCTAAAAAGAATATTTGGTGACGGCTATAGCAATCATCCCCCTTGCAAAAACAAATGGAGTTGTCTTTTTTCAATATTTATATTATAAATATTATCGTTTGTTTGCCTTTGGTGTTTAACAGGTCAATACAAGCGTTATGCCTTGCTAGTTCCGGGCCCGTCTATAAGGCCCAATTTCCTGATAACAATAAAACAGGTATACATCATGAAACTATCTAACCTTCAGCGTTTGCTGGCGGGTGCCGGTTTGCTCCTGGCGCCGCTGTTCGCCCAACACTCACTTGCCGCCCCGGTAAAAGGTGCCGATGTCAGCTGGACTTCGCAGATCGAAGACAATGGCTACAAGTACTACAACCGCAGCGGTGTCCAAAAAGACGTTTTTGCCATCATGAAAGAGCAGGGGATGACCGCTGTGCGCCTGCGCGTGTGGGTCAATCCGGCCGATGGCTGGTACAACGGCACCCAGGATGTGGTCGCCAAAGCCAGGCGCGTCAAAGCAGCTGGCCTTAAATTGATGGTGGATTTCCACTACAGCGATACCTGGGCCGACCCCGGCAAACAAACCAAACCGGCCGCCTGGCGCAATTACACCTTCCAGCAATTGATGGATGCGGTGTGGAACTCCACCCGCTACACCCTGCAAGCGATTAAAGATGCCGGTGTGACCGTGGATTGGGTGCAGGTCGGCAATGAAACCAACAACGGTATGTTGTGGGATGATGGCAAGGCCTCGGTCAATATGCGCAATTACGCCTGGTTGACCAACACCGGCTACAACGCGGTAAAAAGTATCTACTCCGGTGCCAAAGTGATTGTGCACCTGGCCAACTGCCACGATAACGCCAACTTCCGCTGGATTTTTGATGGCCTGCGCAACAACGGTGCCCAGTTCGATATCATCGGCGCTTCCAACTATCCCACCAACGCCGGCGGTTACACCTGGCAAAACGCCAATACCGCGTGCTTGAACAACCTCAATGACATGGTCAGCCGCTACGGCGTCCCGGTGATGATTACCGAAATCGGTGTGCCCTGGGATCACTCACAGGCCTACACCATCGTCAAAGACATGGTTACCAAGGTGGGCCAGGTCAGCGGTGGCAAGGGGGCGGGAATCTTCTACTGGGAACCCCAGGCGCGTCCGGGTTGGCAGGGTTATACCCTGGGGGCTATGGATAACAACGGCAAAGCCACTGCTGTGTGGGATGCGTTTAAGTAATTCCGCTCCTGTTTTTTCCTGTACAAAAACCGCATGGATAGCCTCTGTGCGGTTTTTTGTTGTTTGGCGAAGTTGTTTAACGATGTAGGTACTCCTATGAACGCAGTCTATGGCGCAACCCTGGTATGTGTAACAGCCTTGTTATTGGCGGCTTGTGGTGGTTCGGAAAGTTCTGCTGGAGGCGGTGTAGCATCGTCCAGCCCATCATCCCCGGCGAGCAGCCTGGCATCGTCTTCAGCGAGTTCTGTGTCCAGCTCTCACGCAAGCACCAGTTCCAGCGAAGGGCCGGTGTTGAGCAGTAACTTCGTCCTGGGCGCGGATATCAGTTGGGTGTCTGAAATGGAGGCCAGCGGGCGCCGGTTTTACAACCGCGCAGGCGAAGAGATCGAGGCTTTTGCGCTGATGCAGGCACTGGGTGTTAATGCCATTCGCTTGCGCGTGTGGGTCAATCCGGCAGACGGTTGGTACAACAGTCCCCAGGATGTGGTGGCCAAGGCCAGGCGCGCCAAGGAGCAGGGGCAGCGCATCATGATCGATTTCCACTACAGCGATAATTGGGCCGATCCGGGCAAGCAAACCAAGCCTGCCGCCTGGGCTGACTATACCCTGGAGGAATTGCAGGACGCTTTGGTGGAACATACCCACAGCACCTTGCAGGCGTTAAAAGACGAAGGCGTCACCCCGGAATGGGTGCAGGTCGGCAATGAAACCAATGATGGTTTTTTGTGGGACAGTGCGCGCCCCTCGGTGGAGCCGCGCGCAACCAATATGAAAAATTACGCCGACTTAACCAGTGCCGGTTACGATGCCGTGAAGGCTGTTTTTCCCGATGCCCTGGTGATTGTGCATTTGGCCAATTGTCACGATAACGCCAATTTCCGCTGGATTTTTGATGGCCTGACCAGTAACAACGCCAGGTTCGATGTCATCGGTGCATCCTCCTACCCGCTCGCCAACTCCCCCATG from Cellvibrio japonicus Ueda107 includes:
- the tatC gene encoding twin-arginine translocase subunit TatC, whose product is MNDHSSVDLSRAPLLSHLVELRKRLLLCLMAFVLAFIACYLVAEQIYQFLMQPLVDILGEEPGRRMIYTGLHEAFITYLKLAFFAALFITLPLILIQLWKFIAPGLYRHEKRGLSLLFAMTPVLFVAGAALAYYLVFPLAWSFFISFETTGLDGNMPVQLEARVSEYLGLVIQLILAFGLSFELPVILLLLAHTGALTADSLVKGRRYAIVGIYALAALITPPDLISQIALGTPILLLYEVSIWLIRWQEKTRTKPADKKPSANKPATQTS
- a CDS encoding twin-arginine translocase TatA/TatE family subunit encodes the protein MFDLSWSELLFLAVLALVVIGPQDLPRLARILGQLWGKLQRIYRDSLMGIRTLENEINLASQPDQRQQPSYYDLLPEHVRQVMEQAEPSRDATHNQQVQAMYQQAMEDVQRQHSAPSPTTASPTANSPANT
- a CDS encoding sulfite exporter TauE/SafE family protein, giving the protein MDFHIGYIVAGLVVGFIVGMTGVGGGSLMTPILLYFGVSPANAVGTDLLYAAITKAGGIHVHHKKKNIDWRITGELALGSLPAAALTLLVLHSISIDTDTLNKIIKLTLGYALILTAIAILFKRKIFDYSRKNESWITRMTRRQQFIATVLTGVILGVVVTITSIGAGALGTVALFMLYPLLPTVRLVGTEIAHAVPLTLVAGMGHAGLGNVDWSLLANLLMGSLPGIYMGSHLANRVADHYLRPALAIMLMLVGCKLVF
- a CDS encoding glycoside hydrolase family 53 protein, producing the protein MKLSNLQRLLAGAGLLLAPLFAQHSLAAPVKGADVSWTSQIEDNGYKYYNRSGVQKDVFAIMKEQGMTAVRLRVWVNPADGWYNGTQDVVAKARRVKAAGLKLMVDFHYSDTWADPGKQTKPAAWRNYTFQQLMDAVWNSTRYTLQAIKDAGVTVDWVQVGNETNNGMLWDDGKASVNMRNYAWLTNTGYNAVKSIYSGAKVIVHLANCHDNANFRWIFDGLRNNGAQFDIIGASNYPTNAGGYTWQNANTACLNNLNDMVSRYGVPVMITEIGVPWDHSQAYTIVKDMVTKVGQVSGGKGAGIFYWEPQARPGWQGYTLGAMDNNGKATAVWDAFK
- a CDS encoding glycoside hydrolase family 53 protein — translated: MNAVYGATLVCVTALLLAACGGSESSAGGGVASSSPSSPASSLASSSASSVSSSHASTSSSEGPVLSSNFVLGADISWVSEMEASGRRFYNRAGEEIEAFALMQALGVNAIRLRVWVNPADGWYNSPQDVVAKARRAKEQGQRIMIDFHYSDNWADPGKQTKPAAWADYTLEELQDALVEHTHSTLQALKDEGVTPEWVQVGNETNDGFLWDSARPSVEPRATNMKNYADLTSAGYDAVKAVFPDALVIVHLANCHDNANFRWIFDGLTSNNARFDVIGASSYPLANSPMTWQTSTANCLVNLNDMVTRYGVPVMLTEIGLPWDHVNAKTVVADLINKTAAVKDGMGLGVFYWEPLSYYGWKGYTLGAFDDSGKPAAAMEAITEAAARIARE